A window from Malania oleifera isolate guangnan ecotype guangnan chromosome 7, ASM2987363v1, whole genome shotgun sequence encodes these proteins:
- the LOC131160437 gene encoding peptide methionine sulfoxide reductase-like has protein sequence MLRIHSHTHYKIIVRCFHEIIRRSAIPMGEVREGSNKIGGEANPALGPDPDAPDHPGHQFAQFGAGCFWGVELAFQRVPGVVKTEVGFSQGRAPDPTYQLVCSGSTNHVEVVRVQFDPNACPYTTLLSVFWNRHDPTSLNRQRGDVGTQYRSGIYYYNEEQARLAHESLVAKQIELEDKKIVTEILPAKKFYRAEEYHQQYLEKGGGGGIKQSAEKNCRDPIRCYG, from the exons ATGCTACGTATCCACTCTCACACACACTATAAAATCATTGTACGATGTTTCCATGAGATAATTCGGAGAAGTGCAATACCCATGGGCGAGGTCCGAGAGGGGAGCAACAAAATTGGCGGCGAAGCCAACCCGGCGCTGGGTCCGGATCCGGATGCTCCGGACCACCCGGGACACCAGTTCGCCCAGTTCGGGGCGGGATGCTTCTGGGGAGTGGAACTGGCGTTCCAGCGGGTGCCGGGAGTGGTCAAGACCGAGGTGGGGTTCTCGCAGGGCCGCGCTCCGGATCCGACCTACCAGCTCGTATGCTCCGGATCCACCAACCACGTTGAGGTCGTCCGGGTCCAGTTCGACCCGAATGCTTGCCCTTACACAACCCTCCTCTCTGTTTTCTGGAACCGCCATGATCCCACAAGCCTCAATCGGCAG AGGGGTGATGTTGGTACGCAATACCGATCCGGAATCTACTACTACAATGAGGAACAGGCTCGTTTGGCCCATGAATCCCTGGTAGCAAAGCAGATTGAGTTGGAAGATAAGAAGATTGTGACAGAAATTCTTCCAGCAAAGAAATTCTACAGGGCAGAGGAGTATCATCAGCAGTATCTAGAAAAGGGCGGAGGTGGAGGCATAAAACAGTCTGCTGAAAAGAACTGCCGGGACCCCATCCGGTGCTATGGTTAG